Within Mytilus edulis chromosome 10, xbMytEdul2.2, whole genome shotgun sequence, the genomic segment tgaagatttatttccccgagggtatcaccagcagtACTGTGTTTACTTAAGTTATCATtcatatgttcataattataaaattaactgttaacaaaactcgaatttttcaaaaaaactaaggcttttcacccttaggaatagattaccttagctgtaattcgcaaaacgtttaggaatttttggtcctaaatgctcttcaacttcatactttatgtggcttcttaaacattttttgattcgagcgtcactaatgagtcttttgtagacgaaacgcgcgtctgggtcaatataacattttaatcctggtacctatgatgagttttatttgcaaccactgggtcgatgtcactgttgggcgagatttatttccccgaggttatcaccagcccagtagtcatcacttctgtgttgacttgagttatcattgatatgttcataattataaagtaactggtaacaaaactttgaatttatcaaaaaaaaggcttttctacctcaggaaaagattaccttagctgtatttggtaacacttttaggaacttttggtcctcaatgcgcttcaacttcgtactttatttggccttttaatcatttttttattcgagcgtcactaatgaatcttttgtagacgaaacgcacgtctggcgtaaatataaaatttaaattagctATTTCAGTTTTGTACACAACGTATTTATTCGATAGATCGATAACTATATATCTTTTTACCAATAAAATGTTCGTCAAATACCTTAAAAGCGGGTGTTGAGTAAATGTGACAAGCTTAATCACATCCTGGTTGAAAAAAAGATTCATTTATTGTTAACTTATTTGTTTTGATGCCATACATATGTCATTAATTTGTTTCGTCGGTTTTTCATGTTGATTACTTTGTCAATTTTTATCCAATATCGGTCAATTTACAATAAACACTTTTACAAATataagggaccgttcaatatttatcagatggatgggccggtgcaaaatTAGGCGGGGGaagcactttttttgtggaaatatttggatgggcgagcactttctttttatatgtttagtGGATGAGCCAAAActtattttatacaaaacattttGCTATCAATTATGTCGGTGTGTAGGAATTTATTTGCGGGGTCACAAAACATGTCTCAGCAAACTGGGAGCTTTGTTCATTTCTGTCAATTTAAGGATTAAATTAAGGAATAAAAAAGCTAGTATTTCTGTATGGACTAACTAACTTTTTTTTGACCTTATAGAATACCAAGTTGTTTAATAGTTTGGTGTATGGCTGTTAAATTTATGGATTTAAtcaaaaggtaagaaaaaaagtacaaattttcattttaggctaaattcagatagtcaccTTTAGAtttgtttataactttttcaaatcaacttggattttcataaaacgctacagctatctcatttatattttGATCTTATAGAATGCAAGGTTGTTTAGTAGATTGGTGTATAACTGTtaaatttatggatttaattAATAAGTAAGAAAAAATAGCTCTAATTTTCAGTTTaggctaaattcagatagtcacctttaaatctttttataactttttcaaatcaacttggattttcatacaACTCTACaactatctcatttatatattgatcttaaagAAAGCCAGGTTAGTTGGTAGTTTGGTGTATCAAAAAAAAAAGCTgcatcaaagtaaaaaaaacatgtcttcctaaattgctttaaaaagactataaattCTTTCATTCTTGAAAAGAAGAATAGATAAAGGGACATTGTTTATTTGAAGTATAAACATGCTatgttattaagacaataattAGTTCTTCAGCATAAGATAATATGTTAACTTAAGTCTAAGACTTAATTTAAAGTATTTCctttattttgaattaatagGATGTTTTGAAAACTGAATATAGATTGGATATTTAGTTAataaattatttgaattgttAACAACAGTTTGAATAAATCTGCATGTCCTATGGTCACATAAGGGGGAAAAAGTGATGAccctcaattaattaattaagaACAAAGACATAAAAAGAGATACATTAAACTGCTTCAAATTTAAAATGACCTCAGATTTCAGAAAAATACAATCTTAGTACATTTGATATTAAGGTTAATATTTCTTCATATGATTTTGACTTGCATGAATATTGTTAGCACTTCTTAAGCCTCTGTGAAAGACTGGCTGATGTATAATAGTATGCTATTACTTATGTCTTGAGATTTAATTGTGGTATTGTATCTGAGGCTGCACATGTAAAATTAAATGtatgtatattcatatttttgtcatacgggttttaaaaacaataaaatgtatgtttctgttacacacacaaaatatgtatatatggAATTAAcaagaacattttgaatttcgaaTAATACACCAGTTTGATTTCCAGGcataaatatgtaaatagaaaaatagaaaaaaaatctttttgatcGTCTTTGAGTTATAGAGGGGCGAGTActtttttaatagatttttttagatgggcaAGGACCTTTTTGCAGAAGTTAAAAGGACGAgcattaacttttttaatgaaataatattaaaaatgcaCAGGACCATCCATCtggtaaatattgaacggtcccaaATATATATAGACATCTTTATTGATACAAAAAGGGGGGGCTTAAGATACACCAAAAGAAAATACATTCAAAAGTATAAGTCAAGTGACATGGCTAAGTTACaccaacagaaaaacaacagtacacaaaacacaacatagaaaactacagactcAGCAACACtgataaaatgtattattttttttttctcgtcgTTTTGTCTTATATTATGGAtttttaaattgcatataaaaaagCGTTTCATTTACATGTTCATATTACTGTCGCTGTAAACAAACACATACTTGACTTATAATGTGTTACGCAGAACGCGCATCAGACTCATTGAAAACGTTtgaactataaaatataaatgccGAAAGCACATATGAACATATACTGCATTGATCATTGTTTAGTTGTCATCAAGTAAATtgttccgattttttttttttttcgttttttagaAGTCAAGTCTAATATTTAAATTGTTGCCATTAATATGCCGATATTCTTCTTTTCCGCTGGCGAatgtgttttacatttgtaactaGTGGTTCGTTGAAAACTTCCAACAATTTTTCGTATAAAGACCGTTTACGATCATATATCTTAAATCCCATTCCAAGTCTGTATAGAGCTTTTGTTTTCATAGCTTGAAATTCTTCTGTTTTACTCTTATCAAACTTTATTACAAATACTTTGCATAACTttttatttgtaaagagatcCCATGCTAGTCTGTATTCCATACGATTTGAACATGAGTTAGTTTTATCTAAATCATACATCACAGATGACTGTAATATAAGGCAGTATTTGCAACGTTGCAAATTCCTGACGATGTTTTGCTCGTCTGTACTTCCAGGCCAGGAATCCCGACAGGCAATATAGGTGCTTAGTTTTCTTCTACGAAAAAACTTATCTAATATCTGAAACACAAACCATCTGACGTCCTCGTTGTCTTcgtcaaatgaaatataaacatCAGTTTGCCAACTTCTTTGTATATCTTCGTCAATTGGTAGAAACAGACTTTTAAGGACTTTTACGTCGTAACGAAGATTTCTTAGTTTCCAAATAAGAACAATAAATATAGTCAGGGGAATAAGCGAATAAAGAGCCACTAAAGTATCTTGTTTTGATTCACAGTCTGTTGAATGACTtataaaatcttcaattaaaacattttgaaagttTGAACAAAACAGAGGATAACGTGCCTCTTTACGCTTTCTCCATTCGCCGATCCATAGGTTATCACAATTACAAGGTATACCATTTTGACCAAACCGGAAGACGTTAGGATCGAGAAGTTGAACTTGCCTTGGAAGTGAGTCAAGTAAATGGTCTGTTATTATTATTTCAACATCATTTGTAAAATTTTGGACACTCTCGTCAAAACTCTGGATTGGATTTCGCGATAAATTTAGACttttcacatttttaaaatagTATTTTGAACTTACACTTTGAATTTGATTACCTTCCATCAATAACACTATTTTATGCCTTGTTTTGGGAACCACATCGGGAAGATCCTTGCAATACTGGTTAGAACAATCTATGATCAGACTATCAGTAATTGGAtgagatgtacaaacacatttaCAGTTTCCAACTTTGGGACAGCCATCTTGAACGTCGCATGTCATGAGATGATGCAGACTCGTGTTATAGAAAAGGTCTTTTATATTTATACCTCGTAAAGGTTCTGGATCTTGACATGTACTACTAGTTAATAGACTTCCACAAAATCGATTAAAATCACTATACTCCAAATTGACGAATTCTGCAACTGAACAATCACAGTTGTATTTCGCTCCGCGATACTCAAGTTTTCCACATCTTGCAAATTTAACTAGTTCTCCAATGTTGGTTCCTAATATCATATAAGGGTGAAAATTTAAACTTACATTGGAAAAGTTGATGTTACCGCACAATAACGTGTTTGATTCCTTCGGATTAAAGTTCTTAATGTTAGAAATCTTAATTGAATATTTATTATCCTTGTAACTAACCCTGCAAATAgtattattttgtacaaaaacattTCCAACGTCGAGCTGACGTAAATTATTTGCATTAAGGTAAAAGTGAAGAATGTTAGTCTTTGGGTAATTCAATATATTGAAGTCCAGTTTCGAAATCTTGTTACTGGACAAATCAACATACCTCAGCTTAGGCATCTCTGCAAATGTCTTATTTGAGACAAATGTTATtatgttttcattcatttttagtGTATCTAAAGTTTGTAGACATGAAAGGTTTCCGATGTCTTGAAAAAGATTATAACTTACATCAATGAAGACAATATTAAACTCGCATATATTCCTTGGCAATAGTTTAAGGTATCCATGTGAATGTACAAATCTAAAATAAGTTGTACTGTTAAATTCTTGATCGGTTAATAACATACTTACTGTTCCTTCTACGTTCGTTATTTCAACGTCTAAAGAAAGGTATGTGACATTGGGAAGCGGGATTTCCCATTCAGGAATGGCTTCACAAGCTAGACATTGGTTTATGAATTCGAATCCGTACTTTGAATGAGAATTTGTGTAACAACTGCTTTGGTTTTTACACCACAGATCTTTCATTCCATCGATACTACAATATGTGTATGATCCCATTACAGATGGAAACAACACGGTTAATATAATTGCTGTATAAAAGTTAATTACTAGTATATTCATTTCTTTTAGATAGATGATTCCAACAGCACGTTATGTTAACCATCTGCAAATTGATTAGGATCTACTCTTCTGTTTGTCGAATGTGTAAAAGCAAGAATAATATTTTGGCTGGTCCACTTTTTGTTAGCATAAGAGTTATAAGATGAGCTTGAAAATGAGATAACAGTGAAGACATATTGAATTAAACAACTGAACATATGTTATCGTCTCTCCAAATTTCATTGGCGACATTTATAGAATGATGAattgtaacgataaaatacttTTTAACGAGCTTCCACCAATCGTTTGAAGATATTTATATCAAGAGGGAAATGGGTATTACCCAGTATAAGGGTTGTTTTTGAAACTCACattttttcaaatccaattaCTTTCAATGCGTGGTATGTAGGGATTCAGTGATTTAGTGGTTGTCTTTATTTTCTGTCTGTTGTATTTATTTAAGTTTATCATTTGTCATAAATCACGTCTTTTTCGTTTGAATTATCTTACGTTTTGTCACAACGGGCTCTTCTAAAGCTGACTTAAGATATGGAGTTTTCTCGTTGTTTACGCCGTTCTTTCGCCTATATTATTGTTTTGACCTATATTATTTCTATGGTCTATAGTGGTTTACATAATATAATATGTTTGATAGCTGTCTGATTAGCGATAACTTCATCTACTAATATACATATCTCGGTGTATTATAGTTTAATATAATGCGTATTCCGCTACATTTTGTACAGTCCATTGTTAAATATCCTTCAGTAGTTGTTGGCATAGATGGCTAGGTTCATTTTCCTCTATCTTCATGTATTTTCATCTTTATATTCTACACTTTAGTCATATAATTAGTACAGGTTTATCTTGTAAGGTGGAATCCATAAAAGAGCACACTGCATGATTGCACAA encodes:
- the LOC139492598 gene encoding uncharacterized protein, translated to MILGTNIGELVKFARCGKLEYRGAKYNCDCSVAEFVNLEYSDFNRFCGSLLTSSTCQDPEPLRGINIKDLFYNTSLHHLMTCDVQDGCPKVGNCKCVCTSHPITDSLIIDCSNQYCKDLPDVVPKTRHKIVLLMEGNQIQSVSSKYYFKNVKSLNLSRNPIQSFDESVQNFTNDVEIIITDHLLDSLPRQVQLLDPNVFRFGQNGIPCNCDNLWIGEWRKRKEARYPLFCSNFQNVLIEDFISHSTDCESKQDTLVALYSLIPLTIFIVLIWKLRNLRYDVKVLKSLFLPIDEDIQRSWQTDVYISFDEDNEDVRWFVFQILDKFFRRRKLSTYIACRDSWPGSTDEQNIVRNLQRCKYCLILQSSVMYDLDKTNSCSNRMEYRLAWDLFTNKKLCKVFVIKFDKSKTEEFQAMKTKALYRLGMGFKIYDRKRSLYEKLLEVFNEPLVTNVKHIRQRKRRISAY